The Neorhodopirellula lusitana genome contains a region encoding:
- a CDS encoding CbrC family protein, translated as METFDDLGMPFPLFKAPVAHARTDPAGTCCVCSMPATIRFCDACYQCFRGGKVDHTVDTELGMVRVEDARLGRTHGLPLGNPPVLGDYKLIPQPVDPNFPDETWFHVQVDSEYLFEIIRTPDYYSWQGERWQFCCKRPCAFLGSLPAGALPDSESPADAIADWFQAPDWDSIGSNDFGSLTYYVFQCVSCGGLRFHEDCD; from the coding sequence ATGGAAACGTTTGACGACCTTGGCATGCCGTTCCCGTTGTTCAAGGCCCCAGTGGCCCACGCCCGAACCGATCCCGCTGGTACGTGTTGCGTCTGCAGTATGCCAGCAACAATTCGATTCTGTGACGCTTGTTACCAGTGTTTTCGCGGTGGCAAGGTTGACCACACTGTCGACACGGAACTCGGGATGGTGCGGGTAGAGGATGCTCGGTTGGGCCGTACTCACGGGCTTCCACTCGGCAATCCACCTGTTCTCGGCGACTACAAACTTATTCCGCAACCCGTTGATCCAAACTTCCCCGACGAAACGTGGTTCCATGTCCAGGTCGACTCGGAGTATCTGTTCGAGATCATTCGGACGCCGGATTACTACTCATGGCAGGGCGAACGCTGGCAATTCTGCTGCAAACGCCCGTGTGCATTTCTCGGTTCGCTCCCCGCAGGCGCGCTTCCGGACTCCGAATCTCCTGCGGACGCCATCGCGGACTGGTTTCAAGCACCAGACTGGGATTCCATTGGCAGCAATGATTTCGGATCGCTCACCTACTACGTTTTTCAATGCGTTTCGTGCGGTGGCTTGCGTTTTCATGAAGACTGCGATTAA
- a CDS encoding DUF2004 domain-containing protein, translating to MTVSPDEIERRHKAAIDAIRRAHGTLADAHGATLFVSHHLDELGDEYWLKHCGVSQPTATQVLDALVFKKHWGCDENDEIDDDGIDTFDFTLPDDVTQYVICVEFDENGDVDGVSMES from the coding sequence GTGACTGTTTCCCCCGACGAGATCGAACGCCGACACAAAGCCGCAATCGACGCCATCCGCCGCGCTCATGGAACGCTTGCGGACGCACATGGCGCGACACTATTTGTTTCGCATCACCTTGATGAGTTGGGCGACGAATACTGGCTCAAGCACTGCGGCGTTTCCCAACCAACCGCAACGCAGGTCTTGGACGCTCTCGTATTCAAGAAACATTGGGGCTGCGATGAGAATGATGAGATTGACGATGATGGCATCGACACCTTTGATTTCACCTTGCCAGACGACGTGACCCAATACGTTATTTGCGTTGAATTCGATGAGAATGGAGACGTTGACGGCGTTTCGATGGAGAGCTAA
- a CDS encoding type II toxin-antitoxin system RelE/ParE family toxin, with translation MPSKIYWTRQSREDLRAVRAHIARDAPATASAYVRKLRLSVGRLRQFPFSGEVVPEIGREDLREVLQGNYRIIYRVADRRVDILAVFHSARIFDERDFSSSE, from the coding sequence ATGCCCAGTAAAATTTACTGGACCCGGCAGTCTCGCGAAGACCTCCGTGCTGTTCGTGCTCACATTGCCCGTGACGCGCCAGCTACGGCGTCTGCCTACGTACGAAAACTGCGGCTATCCGTTGGACGATTGCGACAATTCCCGTTTTCCGGCGAGGTCGTTCCGGAGATTGGCCGCGAGGATCTGCGCGAGGTACTCCAAGGCAACTACCGCATCATATATCGCGTGGCCGACCGCAGAGTCGATATTCTCGCGGTGTTTCATAGCGCCCGTATCTTTGACGAACGCGATTTCAGCAGCAGTGAATGA
- a CDS encoding CbrC family protein yields the protein MGSLFRYISDAIATTARMGSCVLCNSESQLFPIECAIDTDEWTIESDYSENLCTECIRRTPLRRFLVRPGERIVQQFVNQQFPRGTLAPDERVGKMVSICDEYRRTPTFPLFLQGEDWPHCCGDFCEYLGFPESYERSIQLGREMQCWEGDFDELYGDITLEPESLHEVCIFRCLTCDARMFTWQCT from the coding sequence ATGGGTAGTTTATTCCGCTACATTTCTGACGCGATTGCGACTACTGCCCGCATGGGTTCGTGCGTACTTTGCAATTCGGAGTCCCAGCTATTTCCCATCGAATGCGCAATTGACACTGACGAGTGGACAATCGAATCTGACTACAGTGAAAACCTCTGTACTGAGTGCATTCGCCGTACGCCCCTTCGGAGATTCTTGGTGCGTCCGGGCGAACGGATCGTCCAGCAATTCGTGAATCAACAATTCCCCAGGGGCACACTCGCGCCGGACGAACGTGTCGGCAAAATGGTTTCGATTTGCGACGAGTATCGACGCACTCCCACCTTTCCTCTGTTTCTGCAGGGCGAGGACTGGCCGCATTGCTGTGGAGACTTCTGTGAATACCTCGGTTTTCCCGAATCATACGAACGATCCATTCAACTGGGTCGGGAAATGCAATGCTGGGAGGGTGATTTCGACGAATTGTATGGCGACATAACTCTCGAACCAGAGTCGCTTCACGAGGTTTGCATTTTCCGCTGTTTGACTTGCGACGCCCGTATGTTCACGTGGCAATGCACATAG
- a CDS encoding DUF6896 domain-containing protein has protein sequence MDSAIIPLIHTYQRHVAEAIALFRTNLGVRGHLLRAWRRSLLPPDSTDTEDGHAIPQRGVLDADRNITYSFHGIGCRLEFGGHTVDFDFGPDQRFDGFDAWRLHLLAESLPEFHHFSDVDIAQQHLSQLETNGRITKLDSTFGCHLYFFTNPDDSSA, from the coding sequence ATGGACTCCGCCATTATTCCGCTCATCCACACGTATCAGCGGCACGTCGCCGAGGCCATCGCTCTATTCCGCACCAACCTTGGTGTTCGGGGCCACCTGCTTCGCGCATGGCGCCGTTCATTACTACCACCCGACTCGACCGATACTGAAGACGGCCACGCCATTCCCCAGCGCGGAGTTCTGGACGCGGACCGCAACATCACTTACTCATTCCATGGCATCGGATGCCGACTTGAGTTCGGTGGCCACACGGTCGATTTCGACTTTGGCCCCGATCAGCGATTTGACGGTTTTGACGCTTGGCGATTACACCTGCTCGCAGAGTCACTCCCTGAGTTCCATCATTTCTCCGACGTGGACATAGCCCAGCAACACTTGTCCCAATTGGAGACAAACGGTCGGATAACAAAACTCGATTCTACATTCGGTTGCCATCTCTATTTCTTTACCAACCCGGACGACAGCAGCGCGTAG
- a CDS encoding Imm41 family immunity protein: MNPSRIIAENTSQNPHWRQGAFLDTLHESHRWDIDEYWKLEWSLYVICDGLPRPPDGDVFRIFSYVMLLFSCHLDPNDGFVISNIDDDGLTSVRDRFQLVFEGYFRNAMPDPAIFDETNPLRGTEPTSTVA, encoded by the coding sequence GTGAATCCAAGTCGAATCATCGCCGAGAACACTTCTCAGAACCCGCATTGGCGGCAGGGTGCGTTCCTAGACACCCTCCACGAATCGCACCGATGGGACATCGACGAGTACTGGAAACTTGAATGGTCGCTCTACGTGATCTGTGATGGGCTTCCGCGCCCGCCGGATGGCGATGTGTTTCGCATCTTCAGCTACGTAATGCTGCTCTTCAGTTGTCACCTCGACCCCAACGACGGATTCGTGATCTCCAACATTGATGACGACGGTCTCACTTCCGTGCGTGATCGTTTTCAACTAGTGTTCGAGGGCTACTTTCGCAACGCGATGCCTGATCCCGCGATATTTGACGAGACCAATCCACTACGGGGCACTGAACCCACATCAACGGTCGCGTAA
- a CDS encoding tetratricopeptide repeat protein: MANAAFCYAQAGDGANARKYYERCLELFPDSMLATTALAMLNAGTNSSDA, from the coding sequence ATGGCAAACGCCGCATTTTGTTACGCACAAGCCGGCGATGGTGCTAACGCTCGCAAATACTACGAACGATGCCTTGAACTTTTCCCTGATAGCATGCTCGCCACTACCGCTCTCGCGATGCTCAACGCTGGCACCAATTCAAGCGACGCCTAA
- a CDS encoding tetratricopeptide repeat protein, translating to MSDDRIAQCRATALARPDDTENLWSWGHALLDANEAEEARSKFERIVELEPDDHESWHIVGVCFARSNLWPNAIFAYRRALDVYREFPDCWADLGDALVANGALHDARSAYESGLSAVLPNEEAHNQILRGLDRLS from the coding sequence ATGAGCGACGATCGAATCGCACAATGCAGGGCGACTGCCTTGGCTCGACCTGACGACACTGAGAATCTCTGGAGCTGGGGCCACGCGTTGCTGGACGCCAACGAAGCCGAAGAGGCTCGCTCAAAATTTGAACGCATAGTCGAGCTTGAACCAGACGACCATGAATCATGGCATATTGTCGGCGTGTGTTTTGCTCGTTCCAACTTATGGCCCAATGCAATCTTTGCGTATCGTCGTGCTCTGGACGTTTACCGCGAGTTTCCGGACTGCTGGGCTGATCTAGGCGATGCACTCGTCGCCAACGGGGCATTGCACGATGCGAGATCCGCGTACGAATCTGGACTATCTGCTGTGCTTCCCAACGAAGAGGCTCATAACCAGATACTAAGGGGCCTCGACCGACTCTCGTAG